The following are encoded together in the Pseudomonas sediminis genome:
- a CDS encoding NADPH-dependent 2,4-dienoyl-CoA reductase yields MTARYPHLLAPLDLGFTTLSNRTLMGSMHTGLEEKHGGFERMAAYFAERARGGVGLMVTGGIGPNEEGGVYSGAAKLSTPEEAEKHKVVTQAVHEAGGKICMQILHAGRYAYSPKSVAPSAIQAPINPFKPRELDEEGIEKQIADFVNCAALAQQAGYDGVEVMGSEGYFINQFLVAHTNHRTDRWGGSYENRMRLPVEIVRRVREAVGPNFIIIYRLSMLDLVEGGSTWDEIVLLAKAIEQAGATIINTGIGWHEARIPTIATKVPRAAFTKVTAKLKGEVSIPLITTNRINTPEVAEQVLAEGDADMVSMARPFLADPDFVNKAAEGRADEINTCIGCNQACLDHTFGGKLTSCLVNPRACHETELNYIPATTVKKIAVVGAGPAGLAASTVAAERGHSVTLFDSASEIGGQFNVAKRVPGKEEFFETLRYFKRKLETTGVDVRLNTRVSVDDLVSGGFDEIILATGIAPRTPEIPGIEHAKVISYLDAILERKPVGQKVAVIGAGGIGFDVSEFITHQGKATSLDRDEFWKEWGIDTALEARGGVAGVEAHPHPAARQVFLLQRKKSKVGDGLGKTTGWIHRTGLKNKNVQMLNSVEYVQIDDAGLHIRIAGGEEQVLPVDTVIVCAGQDPLRELQDGLESAGQRVHLVGGADVAAELDAKRAINQGSRLAAEL; encoded by the coding sequence ATGACTGCTCGTTACCCGCACCTGCTGGCCCCGCTCGACCTCGGCTTCACCACGCTGAGCAACCGTACACTGATGGGGTCCATGCACACTGGTCTGGAAGAGAAACATGGCGGCTTCGAGCGCATGGCGGCCTATTTCGCCGAGCGCGCCCGTGGCGGTGTCGGCCTGATGGTCACTGGTGGCATCGGCCCGAACGAGGAGGGCGGCGTGTATTCCGGGGCGGCCAAGCTGAGCACGCCGGAAGAAGCCGAGAAGCACAAGGTCGTTACCCAGGCCGTGCATGAGGCCGGCGGCAAGATCTGCATGCAGATTCTGCATGCCGGGCGTTATGCCTACAGCCCCAAATCCGTTGCGCCGAGCGCCATCCAGGCACCGATCAACCCGTTCAAGCCGCGTGAGCTGGACGAGGAGGGCATCGAGAAGCAGATCGCCGACTTCGTCAATTGCGCCGCGCTGGCCCAACAGGCCGGTTATGACGGCGTCGAGGTAATGGGCTCGGAAGGTTATTTCATCAACCAGTTCCTGGTTGCCCACACCAACCACCGTACCGACCGCTGGGGCGGCAGCTACGAAAACCGCATGCGCCTGCCGGTGGAAATCGTCCGCCGCGTGCGCGAGGCGGTGGGGCCGAACTTCATCATCATCTATCGCCTGTCGATGCTCGATCTGGTCGAGGGTGGCAGCACCTGGGACGAGATCGTGCTGCTGGCCAAGGCCATCGAGCAGGCCGGCGCCACCATCATCAACACCGGTATCGGCTGGCACGAAGCGCGCATTCCTACCATCGCCACCAAGGTGCCGCGCGCGGCCTTCACCAAGGTCACCGCCAAGCTCAAGGGGGAGGTGTCGATCCCGTTGATCACCACCAACCGCATCAATACCCCGGAAGTGGCCGAGCAAGTGCTGGCCGAGGGCGATGCCGACATGGTGTCGATGGCGCGTCCGTTCCTCGCCGACCCGGACTTCGTCAACAAGGCCGCCGAAGGCCGCGCGGACGAGATCAACACCTGCATCGGCTGCAACCAGGCCTGCCTGGACCACACCTTCGGCGGCAAGCTGACCAGCTGCCTGGTCAACCCGCGCGCCTGCCATGAGACTGAGCTGAACTACATCCCCGCCACCACGGTGAAGAAGATCGCCGTGGTCGGTGCCGGCCCGGCTGGCCTGGCCGCTTCCACCGTCGCCGCCGAACGTGGCCACAGCGTGACCCTGTTCGATTCGGCCAGCGAGATCGGCGGCCAGTTCAACGTGGCCAAGCGCGTGCCGGGCAAGGAAGAGTTCTTCGAGACCTTGCGTTACTTCAAGCGCAAGCTGGAAACCACTGGCGTTGACGTGCGCCTCAACACCCGTGTGTCGGTGGACGATCTGGTCAGTGGCGGCTTCGACGAAATCATCCTGGCCACCGGTATCGCGCCGCGTACGCCAGAGATTCCGGGTATCGAGCATGCCAAGGTGATCAGCTACCTGGACGCGATTCTCGAGCGCAAGCCGGTCGGGCAGAAGGTCGCGGTGATCGGCGCCGGCGGTATCGGTTTCGATGTTTCCGAGTTCATCACCCATCAGGGCAAGGCCACCAGCCTCGACCGTGACGAGTTCTGGAAGGAATGGGGTATCGATACCGCGCTCGAAGCCCGTGGCGGCGTGGCGGGTGTCGAGGCGCATCCACACCCGGCGGCGCGTCAGGTATTCCTGCTGCAGCGCAAGAAGTCCAAGGTCGGCGACGGCCTGGGCAAGACCACCGGCTGGATTCACCGCACCGGCCTGAAGAACAAGAACGTGCAGATGCTCAACAGCGTCGAGTACGTGCAGATCGACGATGCCGGTCTGCATATCCGCATCGCTGGTGGCGAGGAGCAGGTGTTGCCGGTCGATACCGTGATCGTCTGCGCAGGCCAGGACCCGCTGCGTGAGCTGCAGGACGGTCTGGAGAGCGCTGGCCAGCGCGTGCACCTGGTCGGTGGCGCGGATGTCGCCGCCGAGCTCGACGCCAAACGGGCGATCAACCAGGGCTCGCGTCTGGCTGCTGAGCTGTAA
- a CDS encoding nuclear transport factor 2 family protein, whose product MSLNTQLQPAAAASLERWHQFVAAKDLSALPELLHPQAVFRSPMAHTPYPGAQVVNLILNTVLKVFEDFAYHRELATADGLNVVLEFSAKVGGRELKGIDMIRFDDSGRIVEFEVMVRPMSGLQALGAEMAQRLAPFLAAAKG is encoded by the coding sequence ATGTCTCTCAATACCCAGCTACAACCTGCCGCTGCAGCCAGCCTCGAGCGCTGGCACCAGTTCGTTGCCGCCAAGGATCTGAGCGCCTTGCCTGAGTTGCTGCACCCACAGGCGGTGTTCCGCTCACCGATGGCACATACACCGTATCCGGGGGCGCAGGTGGTCAATCTGATCCTCAATACTGTGCTCAAGGTATTCGAAGACTTCGCCTATCACCGTGAACTGGCCACCGCTGATGGTCTCAACGTGGTGCTGGAGTTTTCCGCGAAGGTTGGTGGGCGCGAGTTGAAAGGAATCGACATGATTCGCTTCGACGACTCGGGGCGAATCGTCGAGTTCGAGGTGATGGTGCGTCCGATGAGTGGGCTGCAGGCGCTCGGTGCCGAAATGGCCCAGCGCCTGGCGCCTTTTCTCGCTGCAGCCAAAGGCTGA
- a CDS encoding chromosome partitioning protein ParA, whose translation MSMQNKPQMVEAVMFFSERGICKQMMFPEFEALLDGVVNMPEFADEQMRAVFVVINPRLLVRAAVFFFLDFDEDGRPDKGWNIPLQHLAERAGRGPDLGAGPIRLACRSQCPVSWHQMHLWDPSLAPAQNDLVLLRDAVKRNQLGLLIEDDSAQAVVAERLQVASEDKWYAPDPAKEVAEQLAQKMDQEHRAKTAQLIQQQRLRITSLTQQHEDELAKFKLASEEQSKNLQGQIHGLHQALRQQEELNANLKAQLAAQAESFQSSREDMTQQLRALERHGRTEGDILRAQFDGEMRAKVVAAVAEYKEQIAIRDVELAYRNELDAQLQAEIERLKRERDAFASQGGDQVLDRLAKLGVVFVVYHPGAGHLTIPLQDVARYQDNPMAYAAGKCFVSEEQYRHWLAHYQQPSCDASLPSGERCAIPIDRVDTPSRFALGDSNCCARHKASSRLRTVS comes from the coding sequence ATGAGCATGCAGAACAAGCCGCAGATGGTGGAAGCCGTGATGTTCTTCAGTGAACGCGGTATCTGCAAACAGATGATGTTCCCTGAGTTCGAGGCTTTGCTCGACGGCGTGGTGAACATGCCCGAGTTCGCCGACGAACAGATGCGTGCGGTGTTCGTGGTGATCAACCCGCGCCTGCTGGTCAGGGCTGCGGTGTTCTTCTTTCTGGATTTCGACGAGGACGGTCGCCCCGATAAGGGCTGGAACATTCCTCTGCAACACCTGGCCGAGCGTGCCGGCCGTGGTCCGGATCTTGGCGCTGGGCCGATTCGCCTGGCCTGTCGCAGCCAGTGTCCGGTTTCCTGGCATCAGATGCACCTTTGGGACCCGAGTCTGGCACCTGCTCAAAATGACCTGGTGTTGCTGCGCGATGCAGTCAAACGCAATCAGCTTGGGTTGCTGATCGAGGACGACAGTGCTCAGGCGGTGGTTGCCGAGCGTTTGCAGGTGGCCTCCGAAGATAAATGGTATGCGCCCGATCCGGCCAAGGAAGTGGCCGAGCAATTGGCGCAGAAAATGGATCAGGAACATCGAGCCAAGACCGCGCAGCTGATTCAGCAGCAGCGTCTGCGCATCACCAGCCTGACCCAACAGCATGAAGACGAACTGGCCAAGTTCAAACTGGCCAGCGAGGAGCAGAGCAAGAATCTGCAGGGGCAGATTCATGGGCTGCATCAGGCGCTGCGCCAGCAGGAGGAGCTCAACGCTAACCTCAAGGCGCAACTGGCCGCCCAGGCTGAAAGTTTCCAGAGCAGCCGTGAAGACATGACTCAACAGCTGCGTGCCCTTGAGCGTCATGGTCGTACCGAGGGCGACATCCTGCGTGCGCAGTTCGACGGCGAAATGCGCGCCAAAGTCGTTGCGGCCGTGGCGGAGTACAAGGAACAGATCGCCATTCGTGACGTTGAACTTGCCTATCGCAACGAGCTGGATGCCCAGTTGCAAGCGGAAATCGAGCGCCTCAAGCGTGAGCGCGATGCATTCGCCAGTCAGGGCGGTGACCAGGTGCTGGATCGTCTGGCCAAGCTTGGTGTGGTGTTCGTGGTGTACCACCCGGGCGCTGGGCACCTGACCATTCCTCTCCAGGACGTCGCCCGCTACCAGGACAACCCGATGGCCTACGCTGCGGGTAAATGCTTCGTTTCCGAAGAGCAGTATCGCCACTGGTTGGCGCATTATCAGCAGCCCAGCTGCGACGCATCCTTGCCCAGTGGAGAGCGCTGCGCCATTCCCATCGACCGCGTCGATACGCCCAGCCGTTTCGCTCTGGGTGATTCGAACTGCTGTGCGCGGCACAAGGCGAGCAGTCGTCTGCGTACCGTCAGCTGA
- a CDS encoding 1-aminocyclopropane-1-carboxylate deaminase/D-cysteine desulfhydrase: MPVRIPTWRPRAPLQRLQLDWLEAAGVELACLRLDLVDPLLSGNKWFKLAPYLEQAAADGAQGVISLGGAHSNHLHALAAAGQRFGFTSVGLLRGEAQQTPTVDDLQRMGMTLHWLGYGGYRARHQPDFWGAWLARYPNFQVIGEGGLGLQGANGCSCLVEMAEAQLADIGWSDFDAWWLAAGTGTTLAGLLLGDGQRSVFGAQAVPNDHGVATQVATLLDEAGASARRHQLIEAARGGFARIDEPLRQFILETEQACGVPLEPVYTGKALMALRDFCEQGQLARGTRLIFIHTGGLQGRRVLMGASADYTQV; encoded by the coding sequence TTGCCAGTACGGATTCCCACCTGGCGTCCGCGGGCGCCGCTACAACGTCTGCAACTGGACTGGCTCGAGGCTGCCGGCGTCGAGCTTGCCTGTTTGCGCCTGGATCTTGTCGACCCCCTGTTGTCCGGCAACAAGTGGTTCAAGCTCGCGCCCTATCTTGAACAGGCAGCTGCGGACGGTGCGCAGGGGGTGATCAGTCTGGGGGGCGCACACTCCAATCATTTGCATGCGCTGGCTGCGGCGGGACAGCGTTTCGGCTTCACCAGCGTCGGTCTGTTACGTGGTGAGGCGCAGCAGACCCCGACCGTCGATGATCTACAGCGCATGGGCATGACCCTGCACTGGCTGGGTTATGGCGGTTACCGTGCGCGGCATCAGCCGGATTTCTGGGGGGCCTGGCTCGCTCGATACCCGAATTTTCAGGTGATTGGTGAGGGCGGTCTGGGACTTCAGGGCGCCAATGGCTGTAGCTGTCTGGTGGAGATGGCCGAAGCGCAGTTGGCCGATATCGGCTGGTCTGATTTCGATGCCTGGTGGCTGGCTGCGGGGACCGGCACCACCCTGGCTGGTTTGCTGCTGGGTGATGGTCAGCGCAGCGTATTCGGCGCGCAGGCGGTACCCAATGATCACGGCGTCGCCACTCAGGTCGCCACGTTGCTGGACGAGGCCGGGGCGTCGGCGCGGCGTCACCAACTGATCGAGGCAGCACGCGGCGGTTTTGCCCGTATCGATGAGCCGCTACGCCAGTTCATCCTGGAAACCGAGCAAGCCTGCGGTGTGCCATTGGAGCCTGTGTATACCGGCAAGGCGCTGATGGCGCTACGCGATTTCTGCGAGCAAGGTCAACTCGCACGCGGCACTCGGCTGATCTTCATTCATACTGGCGGCTTGCAAGGTCGACGGGTGTTGATGGGCGCCAGTGCCGACTACACTCAGGTCTGA
- a CDS encoding cyclic nucleotide-binding domain-containing protein — protein sequence MSEPLTPEQLRSLTPLNALSAQQWRELRSQLVPQPLLAGQLLFRQGDQARLTCYLLAGELQLQDAAGRTQTLQAGSEISCHPVSPGLPRLHDARALTDISVLMIDSATLDRLLTWRLAHQDLLLALQHSGADIEWLERLLENPLFAKVPPANVQNMLARLQRVELAAGSQVLEEGATGDCCYFLESGRAEVIRGAGSDHQVLAELEVGACFGEEALLADRPRNATVTMVEAGSVLRLDRQDFFALLKAPVVAEVSLGEGARLLTQGAQWLDVRLQEEYEKAHAPQALHMPLQLLRLKARLLDLSRTYLCYCDSGKRSSSAVFLLSQLGYSVYALRGGLDALPAVQRDALLCESGAGYLARSGGRTERSR from the coding sequence ATGAGCGAACCCCTTACCCCCGAACAACTGCGCAGCCTGACGCCGCTCAACGCGCTTTCCGCGCAGCAGTGGCGCGAGTTGCGTAGCCAGTTGGTGCCGCAGCCGCTGCTGGCCGGGCAACTGCTGTTTCGTCAGGGGGATCAGGCGCGCCTGACCTGCTATCTACTGGCTGGCGAGTTGCAGTTACAGGATGCTGCGGGCAGGACGCAGACGTTGCAGGCCGGTAGCGAGATCAGCTGTCACCCGGTGTCACCCGGCCTGCCGCGGTTGCATGACGCTCGCGCCTTGACCGATATCAGCGTGCTGATGATCGACAGTGCCACGCTCGATCGCCTGTTGACCTGGCGTCTGGCGCATCAGGATCTGTTACTGGCATTGCAACACAGTGGCGCCGATATCGAATGGCTGGAGCGACTGCTGGAAAACCCGCTATTTGCCAAGGTGCCGCCAGCCAACGTGCAGAACATGCTGGCGCGGCTGCAGAGGGTCGAGCTGGCTGCTGGCAGTCAGGTGCTTGAAGAAGGCGCTACCGGCGATTGTTGCTACTTCCTGGAGAGTGGCCGCGCCGAGGTGATTCGCGGCGCCGGCAGTGATCACCAGGTGCTGGCGGAGCTGGAGGTGGGCGCCTGTTTCGGTGAAGAAGCGCTGCTTGCTGATCGGCCACGCAATGCCACGGTGACCATGGTCGAGGCGGGCAGTGTGTTGCGCCTGGATCGTCAGGATTTCTTTGCTTTGCTCAAGGCTCCAGTCGTGGCCGAGGTGTCGCTGGGCGAGGGCGCCAGGTTGCTGACGCAGGGCGCGCAGTGGCTGGATGTGCGGCTGCAGGAAGAGTACGAGAAGGCGCACGCGCCGCAAGCGCTGCATATGCCGCTGCAGCTGTTGCGCCTCAAGGCGCGCCTGCTGGATCTCTCACGTACCTACCTGTGCTATTGCGATAGCGGCAAGCGCAGCAGCAGTGCAGTGTTTCTGCTCTCGCAACTGGGTTACAGCGTCTATGCCCTGCGTGGCGGCCTGGATGCCCTGCCGGCGGTACAGCGCGACGCCCTGCTGTGTGAAAGCGGGGCAGGGTATCTGGCGCGTTCCGGTGGGCGTACCGAACGTAGCCGTTGA
- a CDS encoding DUF1853 family protein yields MTAPDSLHDLLLGLRTPAVRDLAWALLSPPMLGETTKVQRHPLQASCWTQQPQRLTDWLVQQDNDAGALHAWLAAKPVRRLGLCYERLWQFALHAAPDVEVVAANLPIRQNGQTLGELDLLLRDAEGEHHLELAVKFYLGTRGSDAADWLGPGSHDRLDLKLGHLAQHQLPLSSRREARAPLNELQLGDTRSAFWLGGYLFYPWPDGCPSPRGAGPEHCRGNWLHQCDWDAFAATKPDARWQPLPRLAWLAPALIKTGEAWPADTFQQWLKLLRPDAQAQLLVRLEEDHAGNWREVERVFLVNDQWPAQS; encoded by the coding sequence ATGACTGCTCCTGACTCGCTGCACGATCTGCTGCTGGGCTTGCGTACCCCGGCTGTGCGTGACCTGGCCTGGGCGCTGCTCTCGCCACCCATGCTGGGTGAGACCACGAAAGTCCAGCGTCATCCGCTACAGGCCAGTTGCTGGACGCAGCAACCGCAGCGGCTGACTGACTGGCTCGTACAGCAGGACAACGATGCCGGTGCCCTGCATGCCTGGCTGGCCGCGAAACCGGTGCGCCGCCTCGGCCTTTGTTACGAACGCCTGTGGCAGTTCGCCCTGCACGCGGCGCCGGATGTCGAGGTCGTCGCCGCCAACCTGCCGATCCGTCAGAACGGCCAGACACTGGGCGAGTTGGACCTGCTATTGCGCGACGCGGAAGGCGAGCATCACCTGGAGTTGGCGGTGAAGTTCTACCTGGGCACGCGCGGTAGCGACGCGGCGGACTGGCTCGGCCCCGGCAGCCATGATCGGCTTGACCTGAAACTCGGTCACCTCGCGCAACACCAGTTGCCCCTGTCGTCGCGCCGCGAGGCACGCGCGCCCCTGAACGAGCTGCAGTTGGGCGATACTCGGTCCGCCTTCTGGCTCGGCGGCTACTTGTTCTACCCCTGGCCTGATGGTTGCCCATCACCTCGCGGCGCGGGCCCCGAGCACTGCCGGGGCAATTGGCTACACCAGTGCGACTGGGATGCTTTCGCCGCGACCAAACCAGACGCTCGCTGGCAACCCTTGCCGCGATTGGCCTGGCTCGCACCGGCGCTGATAAAGACTGGCGAGGCCTGGCCCGCAGACACCTTCCAGCAATGGCTGAAGCTGTTACGACCGGACGCTCAGGCGCAGTTGCTGGTGCGCCTGGAGGAAGATCACGCCGGGAACTGGCGAGAGGTCGAACGGGTGTTTCTGGTCAACGATCAGTGGCCGGCGCAGTCGTAG
- a CDS encoding NAD(+) kinase, which produces MEQFRNVGIIGRLGSTRVLETVRRLKRFLIDRHLHVILEDTIADLLPGHGLQTSSRKMLGEVCDLVIVVGGDGSMLGAARALARHKVPVLGINRGSLGFLTDIRPDELELKVAQVLEGHYLTENRFLLEAEVRRQGEAIGQGDALNDVVLHPGKSTRMIEFELYIDGQFVCSQKADGLIVATPTGSTAYALSAGGPIMHPKLDAIVVVPMYPHTLSSRPIVVDGNSELKVVVSPDMTIYPQVSCDGQNHFTCAPGDTLHVAKKAQKLRLIHPLDHNYYEVCRTKLGWGSRLGGQD; this is translated from the coding sequence ATGGAGCAATTTCGCAATGTCGGCATCATCGGGCGCCTGGGCAGCACGCGGGTGCTGGAAACCGTGCGGCGACTCAAGCGCTTTCTGATCGACCGCCACCTGCATGTGATCCTCGAGGACACCATCGCCGACCTGCTGCCTGGGCATGGCCTGCAGACCTCCTCGCGCAAGATGCTCGGCGAGGTCTGCGACCTGGTGATCGTCGTCGGCGGCGACGGCAGCATGCTCGGCGCGGCGCGCGCCCTGGCGCGGCACAAGGTACCGGTGCTGGGGATCAACCGCGGCAGCCTGGGCTTTCTCACCGATATTCGCCCCGATGAGCTGGAGCTCAAGGTGGCGCAGGTGCTTGAAGGCCACTACCTCACCGAGAACCGTTTTCTGCTGGAGGCCGAGGTGCGCCGCCAGGGCGAGGCCATCGGCCAGGGCGATGCACTCAACGACGTGGTACTGCACCCCGGCAAGTCGACGCGGATGATCGAGTTCGAGCTGTATATCGACGGCCAGTTCGTCTGCAGCCAGAAGGCCGACGGCCTGATCGTCGCCACGCCCACGGGTTCTACCGCCTATGCGCTGTCTGCTGGCGGGCCGATCATGCATCCCAAGCTCGATGCCATCGTGGTGGTGCCGATGTACCCGCATACGCTGTCCAGCCGGCCTATCGTGGTCGACGGCAACAGCGAGCTGAAGGTGGTGGTATCGCCGGACATGACCATCTATCCGCAGGTTTCCTGCGACGGCCAGAACCACTTCACCTGTGCGCCGGGCGACACCCTGCACGTGGCGAAGAAAGCGCAGAAACTGCGCCTGATCCATCCGCTGGATCATAACTACTACGAGGTCTGCCGCACCAAGCTGGGTTGGGGCAGCCGCCTGGGAGGGCAGGACTGA
- a CDS encoding metallophosphoesterase, whose translation MSLDPHRGYDLIGDIHGCARTLERLLDRLGYSQQGGVWRHPTRMALFLGDLVDRGPGIREALHLVHDMVRAGQALCIMGNHEFYALGWSTPAPPGSGRHYVREHSPRHQRLMRETLAQFEDHPQEWREFLRWFYEMPLFIDAGRFRVVHACWDAELIAPLQAQFPDGCIDEHFLQASAVPGSFANMALDRLLRGTDMRLPHGLTLTSGDGFTRSYFRTKFWEEDPKTYGDIVFQPDALPELAAQTPLTELQKDELLRYGAHEPLLFVGHYWRRGKPAPIRPNLACLDYSAVVGGRLVAYRLDQETRLDAGKFVWVDVDPQEAPR comes from the coding sequence ATGTCCCTCGACCCCCATCGTGGCTATGACCTGATCGGTGATATCCACGGTTGTGCGCGCACCCTCGAACGTCTGCTCGATCGCCTGGGTTATAGCCAGCAGGGCGGCGTGTGGCGCCATCCGACGCGCATGGCGCTCTTCCTCGGTGACCTGGTCGACCGCGGCCCGGGCATTCGCGAGGCCCTGCACCTGGTGCACGATATGGTCCGCGCCGGCCAGGCGCTGTGCATCATGGGCAATCACGAGTTTTACGCGCTGGGCTGGAGCACGCCGGCACCGCCAGGCAGCGGGCGTCACTACGTGCGCGAACACAGCCCGCGCCACCAGCGCCTGATGCGCGAGACATTGGCGCAGTTCGAGGATCATCCGCAGGAGTGGCGCGAGTTCCTCCGCTGGTTCTACGAGATGCCACTGTTCATCGACGCCGGGCGCTTCCGCGTCGTGCACGCCTGCTGGGATGCCGAGCTGATCGCACCACTGCAGGCGCAATTTCCCGATGGCTGTATCGACGAGCATTTCCTGCAGGCCTCGGCCGTGCCCGGCAGTTTCGCCAACATGGCGCTCGATCGCCTGCTGCGCGGCACCGACATGCGCCTGCCGCACGGCCTGACCCTGACCAGCGGTGATGGCTTCACGCGTTCCTACTTCCGCACCAAATTCTGGGAGGAGGACCCGAAGACCTATGGCGATATCGTCTTCCAGCCCGATGCCTTGCCGGAGCTGGCGGCGCAGACGCCGCTGACCGAGCTGCAGAAGGATGAATTGCTCAGGTACGGTGCGCACGAGCCATTGCTGTTCGTCGGGCACTACTGGCGGCGGGGCAAGCCGGCGCCGATTCGGCCCAATCTGGCCTGCCTGGACTACAGCGCAGTGGTCGGCGGCCGCCTGGTGGCTTATCGCCTGGATCAGGAAACACGTCTTGATGCGGGCAAATTCGTCTGGGTCGATGTCGACCCGCAGGAGGCGCCGCGATGA
- a CDS encoding rhomboid family intramembrane serine protease has protein sequence MTTVEVLRLPLDTDLSGFVGLLQRLNVPHRVAEEGGEQVLWVPGEQLAGQVRELYARHPQGDAGGELPASAGPVRDGFFTQLQRSPFTALVLLATFIVFAVTLAGENFSTIRWLSFVDFRIDGERIYLTYLDATLGSGQWWRLITPMLIHFGWLHLAMNSLWYWELGRRIEFRQGAIGLLGLTLLFGLASNFAQYWWAGPSLFGGLSGVLYGLLGHCWIYQRLAPNPAYRLPPGVLVMMLIWLVVCMTGIFETLGVGAIANGAHLGGLLIGCLTGLLGGMLARRSA, from the coding sequence ATGACGACAGTAGAAGTGCTGCGCTTGCCGCTGGATACCGACTTGAGCGGCTTCGTTGGCCTGTTACAGCGTTTGAACGTGCCGCACCGGGTGGCGGAAGAGGGCGGTGAGCAGGTGCTCTGGGTGCCAGGTGAACAGCTTGCCGGGCAGGTGCGCGAGCTTTATGCGCGTCACCCGCAGGGCGACGCCGGTGGAGAGTTGCCGGCAAGCGCTGGGCCTGTGCGGGACGGCTTCTTCACGCAGCTGCAGCGCAGTCCGTTTACGGCACTGGTGCTGCTGGCGACCTTCATCGTCTTTGCCGTGACCTTGGCGGGCGAGAATTTTTCCACTATCCGCTGGCTGAGCTTCGTCGATTTTCGTATCGACGGTGAGCGCATCTATCTGACCTATCTGGATGCCACTTTGGGCAGCGGTCAGTGGTGGCGCCTGATCACGCCGATGCTGATTCACTTCGGCTGGCTGCACCTGGCGATGAACAGCCTGTGGTACTGGGAGCTGGGGCGGCGGATCGAGTTTCGTCAGGGGGCCATTGGCCTGCTCGGGCTGACCTTGCTGTTCGGCCTGGCGTCGAACTTCGCCCAATACTGGTGGGCTGGGCCGTCGTTGTTCGGCGGGTTGTCTGGCGTGCTTTATGGCCTGCTCGGGCATTGCTGGATCTACCAGCGCCTGGCACCGAATCCGGCCTACCGGCTGCCGCCCGGCGTATTGGTGATGATGCTGATCTGGCTGGTTGTTTGTATGACCGGCATCTTCGAAACCCTGGGGGTTGGCGCTATCGCCAACGGCGCGCACCTCGGTGGCCTGCTCATCGGCTGCCTGACGGGGCTGCTTGGCGGTATGCTGGCCCGACGTAGTGCTTGA
- a CDS encoding YeaC family protein, giving the protein MSSFLDAIENITPEIYGSLKLAVEIGKWPDGRKLTQEQKELSLQAMIAWEAQNLPEDERTGYMGPQECSSKSEPVPNLLFKSSDTLH; this is encoded by the coding sequence ATGTCGTCCTTTCTCGATGCGATTGAAAACATCACCCCGGAAATCTACGGAAGCCTCAAGCTGGCCGTGGAAATCGGTAAATGGCCGGACGGCCGCAAGCTGACTCAGGAGCAGAAAGAGCTGAGCCTGCAGGCAATGATCGCCTGGGAAGCGCAGAACCTGCCGGAGGACGAGCGCACCGGTTACATGGGCCCTCAGGAATGCAGCAGCAAGTCCGAGCCGGTACCCAACCTGCTGTTCAAGTCCTCGGATACCCTGCACTGA
- a CDS encoding DUF2797 domain-containing protein, which produces MSELGRGSLSKMKAHLDAPVQYAFRLGEEEVPVNPLVGKHLRLEFLGAIHCTHCGRKTKTSFSQGYCYPCMQKLAQCDVCIMSPERCHYDQGTCREPSWGEQFCMTDHIVYLANSSGVKVGITRATQVPTRWIDQGATQALPILRVATRQQSGFVEDLLRSQVADKTNWRALLKGDAEPVDLLAIREQLFDSCGAGIAELQQRFGLQAIQPLSAAEVQAIRYPIEAYPAKITSFNLDKQPLAEGTLLGIKGQYLMFDTGVINIRKYTAYQLAVHEIAA; this is translated from the coding sequence ATGAGTGAATTGGGACGTGGCTCGCTGAGCAAAATGAAGGCGCACCTGGACGCACCGGTGCAATACGCTTTCCGCCTGGGCGAGGAAGAAGTACCGGTCAATCCGCTGGTGGGCAAGCACTTGCGCCTGGAATTCCTCGGCGCCATCCACTGCACGCACTGCGGGCGCAAGACCAAGACCAGTTTCAGCCAGGGCTACTGCTACCCCTGCATGCAGAAGCTGGCGCAATGCGATGTCTGCATCATGAGCCCGGAGCGCTGCCATTACGATCAAGGCACCTGCCGCGAGCCGAGCTGGGGCGAGCAGTTCTGCATGACCGATCATATCGTCTACCTGGCCAACTCCAGTGGCGTGAAGGTTGGCATCACCCGCGCTACTCAGGTGCCGACGCGCTGGATCGACCAGGGCGCGACCCAGGCGCTGCCGATTCTGCGCGTGGCCACCCGGCAGCAGTCCGGCTTCGTCGAGGATCTGCTACGCAGTCAGGTGGCGGACAAGACCAACTGGCGTGCGTTGCTAAAGGGCGACGCTGAGCCGGTCGATCTGCTGGCCATTCGCGAGCAGTTGTTCGACAGCTGTGGCGCGGGCATTGCCGAGCTGCAGCAGCGCTTCGGCCTGCAGGCCATCCAGCCGCTGTCCGCGGCCGAGGTGCAGGCGATTCGTTATCCCATCGAGGCCTATCCCGCCAAGATCACCAGCTTCAACCTGGACAAGCAGCCGCTGGCCGAGGGTACCCTGCTCGGTATCAAGGGCCAGTACCTGATGTTCGATACCGGCGTGATCAATATCCGCAAGTACACCGCCTACCAGTTGGCCGTCCACGAGATCGCCGCCTGA